A window of Zingiber officinale cultivar Zhangliang chromosome 5A, Zo_v1.1, whole genome shotgun sequence contains these coding sequences:
- the LOC121980021 gene encoding E3 ubiquitin-protein ligase ATL23-like has product MTLVLCLFIALFLFCFSLGLVFLVYTWILWTSSLRSPADGAADKGGEKGLSTAELERLGDGGGAAAGQECAVCLDDIEAGQASRVLPGCRHAFHRACADRWLTTHPDCPVCRAHLDPPPMPPPPIAPPSVPVEVVVCR; this is encoded by the coding sequence atgaCGTTGGTGCTGTGCTTGTTCATCGCGCTCTTCCTGTTTTGCTTCAGCCTGGGTTTGGTCTTCTTGGTCTACACGTGGATCCTGTGGACGTCGTCGCTGCGTTCGCCGGCGGACGGCGCGGCCGACAAGGGCGGGGAGAAGGGGCTGTCGACGGCGGAGCTGGAGCGGCTGGGGGACGGGGGCGGCGCGGCGGCGGGGCAGGAGTGCGCCGTCTGCCTGGACGACATCGAAGCGGGGCAGGCGTCGCGGGTGCTGCCCGGCTGCCGGCACGCTTTCCACCGCGCCTGCGCCGACCGCTGGCTCACAACCCACCCCGACTGTCCCGTCTGCCGAGCCCACCTCGACCCGCCGCCCATGCCGCCGCCGCCCATCGCGCCGCCCTCCGTCCCCGTTGAGGTCGTCGTCTGCAGGTGA
- the LOC121981815 gene encoding uncharacterized protein LOC121981815 isoform X1 — protein MAAAAVSLSGSIVCGNSSPARAISTRRGGLDWRRTPWWASGALIFRKARRALPLAGSRADDSSAPQEMTVESALEILGLSEGASFDEIVRAKNAVLASIRDDMEAVAQVCSPFLFFQQEFSDEHWVSEFIPQLMDFDVLSPNVSEKVEAAYEMLLMQSLSRRRSGKVENSRIRYADVRTSKNTGTNALPEWLQARIKNVPVSIESPSTSNLGIQAGVYGALMLFTYVSGASTTSTGPYAGAEVSGLIIATSIGASLYFLSKKRLGLGKAAVLTVGGLVAGAAVGSAVEQWLQVDIVPFYGIHSPAIIVSEFILLSQFLVSLYLT, from the exons ATGGCGGCTGCTGCTGTTTCCCTCAGCGGTTCCATCGTCTGTGGCAATTCATCGCCGGCGAGGGCGATCTCCACCCGCCGGGGTGGTTTGGACTGGAGGCGGACCCCGTGGTGGGCGTCAGGGGCGCTGATTTTCCGGAAGGCCCGCAGAGCGCTGCCGCTGGCGGGGTCCAGGGCCGATGACTCCTCGGCGCCGCAGGAAATGACCGTGGAGAGCGCGCTCGAGATCCTTGGCTTGTCAGAAGGTGCTTCCTTTGACGAAATCGTTAGGGCCAAGAACGCCGTGCTAGCCTCCATCCGGGACGACATGGAGGCCGTGGCGCAGGTTTGCTCACCTTTTCTCTTCTTCCAGCAAGAGTTTTCAGATGAACACTGGGTTTCTGAGTTCATCCCTCAGTTGATGGATTTCGATGTGTTATCGCCTAACGTGTCAGAAAAg GTGGAGGCTGCATATGAGATGTTGCTTATGCAGAGCTTGTCAAGGCGACGATCTGGCAAAGTTGAAAATAGCAGAATTAGATATGCTGATGTCAGAACTAGTAAGAACACAGGAACAAATGCATTGCCAGAGTGGTTACAAGCAAGGATAAAAAATGTTCCTGTTTCAATTGAATCTCCATCTACGAGCAATTTGGGAATACAAGCAGGTGTTTATGGGGCCTTGATGCTTTTCACATATGTTAGTGGTGCGTCGACGACATCTACTGGGCCATACGCTGGAGCTGAAGTTTCTGGGTTAATAATAGCTACAAGTATTGGTGCTtccttgtattttttatccaagaAGAGACTTGGCCTAG GCAAAGCAGCAGTACTCACTGTTGGTGGACTCGTTGCGGGCGCAGCAGTTGGATCTGCAGTGGAGCAATGGCTGCAAGTCGATATAGTTCCTTTCTACGGTATCCATTCACCTGCAATAATTGTGAGTGAGTTCATTCTTTTGTCACAATTCTTGGTATCTCTGTACCTCACGTAG
- the LOC121981815 gene encoding protein CHAPERONE-LIKE PROTEIN OF POR1, chloroplastic-like isoform X3 yields MAAAAVSLSGSIVCGNSSPARAISTRRGGLDWRRTPWWASGALIFRKARRALPLAGSRADDSSAPQEMTVESALEILGLSEGASFDEIVRAKNAVLASIRDDMEAVAQVEAAYEMLLMQSLSRRRSGKVENSRIRYADVRTSKNTGTNALPEWLQARIKNVPVSIESPSTSNLGIQAGVYGALMLFTYVSGASTTSTGPYAGAEVSGLIIATSIGASLYFLSKKRLGLGKAAVLTVGGLVAGAAVGSAVEQWLQVDIVPFYGIHSPAIIVSEFILLSQFLVSLYLT; encoded by the exons ATGGCGGCTGCTGCTGTTTCCCTCAGCGGTTCCATCGTCTGTGGCAATTCATCGCCGGCGAGGGCGATCTCCACCCGCCGGGGTGGTTTGGACTGGAGGCGGACCCCGTGGTGGGCGTCAGGGGCGCTGATTTTCCGGAAGGCCCGCAGAGCGCTGCCGCTGGCGGGGTCCAGGGCCGATGACTCCTCGGCGCCGCAGGAAATGACCGTGGAGAGCGCGCTCGAGATCCTTGGCTTGTCAGAAGGTGCTTCCTTTGACGAAATCGTTAGGGCCAAGAACGCCGTGCTAGCCTCCATCCGGGACGACATGGAGGCCGTGGCGCAG GTGGAGGCTGCATATGAGATGTTGCTTATGCAGAGCTTGTCAAGGCGACGATCTGGCAAAGTTGAAAATAGCAGAATTAGATATGCTGATGTCAGAACTAGTAAGAACACAGGAACAAATGCATTGCCAGAGTGGTTACAAGCAAGGATAAAAAATGTTCCTGTTTCAATTGAATCTCCATCTACGAGCAATTTGGGAATACAAGCAGGTGTTTATGGGGCCTTGATGCTTTTCACATATGTTAGTGGTGCGTCGACGACATCTACTGGGCCATACGCTGGAGCTGAAGTTTCTGGGTTAATAATAGCTACAAGTATTGGTGCTtccttgtattttttatccaagaAGAGACTTGGCCTAG GCAAAGCAGCAGTACTCACTGTTGGTGGACTCGTTGCGGGCGCAGCAGTTGGATCTGCAGTGGAGCAATGGCTGCAAGTCGATATAGTTCCTTTCTACGGTATCCATTCACCTGCAATAATTGTGAGTGAGTTCATTCTTTTGTCACAATTCTTGGTATCTCTGTACCTCACGTAG
- the LOC121981815 gene encoding uncharacterized protein LOC121981815 isoform X2: MAAAAVSLSGSIVCGNSSPARAISTRRGGLDWRRTPWWASGALIFRKARRALPLAGSRADDSSAPQEMTVESALEILGLSEGASFDEIVRAKNAVLASIRDDMEAVAQVSKCCFPSVSSLNGNVPYGFQVEAAYEMLLMQSLSRRRSGKVENSRIRYADVRTSKNTGTNALPEWLQARIKNVPVSIESPSTSNLGIQAGVYGALMLFTYVSGASTTSTGPYAGAEVSGLIIATSIGASLYFLSKKRLGLGKAAVLTVGGLVAGAAVGSAVEQWLQVDIVPFYGIHSPAIIVSEFILLSQFLVSLYLT; this comes from the exons ATGGCGGCTGCTGCTGTTTCCCTCAGCGGTTCCATCGTCTGTGGCAATTCATCGCCGGCGAGGGCGATCTCCACCCGCCGGGGTGGTTTGGACTGGAGGCGGACCCCGTGGTGGGCGTCAGGGGCGCTGATTTTCCGGAAGGCCCGCAGAGCGCTGCCGCTGGCGGGGTCCAGGGCCGATGACTCCTCGGCGCCGCAGGAAATGACCGTGGAGAGCGCGCTCGAGATCCTTGGCTTGTCAGAAGGTGCTTCCTTTGACGAAATCGTTAGGGCCAAGAACGCCGTGCTAGCCTCCATCCGGGACGACATGGAGGCCGTGGCGCAG GTCTCAAAATGTTGCTTTCCTTCTGTCTCCTCCTTAAATGGCAACGTACCGTATGGATTTCAGGTGGAGGCTGCATATGAGATGTTGCTTATGCAGAGCTTGTCAAGGCGACGATCTGGCAAAGTTGAAAATAGCAGAATTAGATATGCTGATGTCAGAACTAGTAAGAACACAGGAACAAATGCATTGCCAGAGTGGTTACAAGCAAGGATAAAAAATGTTCCTGTTTCAATTGAATCTCCATCTACGAGCAATTTGGGAATACAAGCAGGTGTTTATGGGGCCTTGATGCTTTTCACATATGTTAGTGGTGCGTCGACGACATCTACTGGGCCATACGCTGGAGCTGAAGTTTCTGGGTTAATAATAGCTACAAGTATTGGTGCTtccttgtattttttatccaagaAGAGACTTGGCCTAG GCAAAGCAGCAGTACTCACTGTTGGTGGACTCGTTGCGGGCGCAGCAGTTGGATCTGCAGTGGAGCAATGGCTGCAAGTCGATATAGTTCCTTTCTACGGTATCCATTCACCTGCAATAATTGTGAGTGAGTTCATTCTTTTGTCACAATTCTTGGTATCTCTGTACCTCACGTAG